The genomic region CCGGTCCATGCAACAAACCGCGGTTGACAAGGACGGGGGAATAAACCCGACATGGAATCATGTTATGAGGTTCAACGTGGACGAGTCAGCTGCTCGATTGAACCGGCTAGGTTTGGTTTTTCAAATTATGTCAAATAGGACCTTAGGAGACAAGGAGGTGGGCCGAGTTTATGTACCTCTTAAGGAGCTCTTTGACGACGTTGGAGTCATTGAGGAGCACCCCAACGAGGAAAAGGTTGTTGTCTATCAAGTACAAACTTCTACCGGGAGATTTAAAGGTCAACTCGAGTTTTCTTACAAATTTGGTGAAAAGTTTACATATACATTTGATCAAAAACTGGAGGCCTCCGTATTGGCAATCGATCAGCATGGTGCTAATAATGACATGGCCTTTCAAACAAATGAGCCATACTCAATGTCTTCTGCTGACTCGAAACTTGATGATGAACCTGTCATGGCTTATCCTCCAGTGCCTAGGTCTGGTAGTACTGGTACAGATCCACGCCTGGTTGTGGAAGGGAACGCGCCATATAGTAGTTATGGTGCTCCACCTCAAAATTATCCTCATCCAGGCACGAGTACTATGGATAGGAGTGCACCATATGGCTATGGTGCGCCCCCTCAAAATTATCCCTATGAAGGATATGGACATGGacatggatatggatatggatataaTGCATATGGATATGGAGGCTACCCGggtcaccaaccaccaccaccaccgccacctccAAACGCTCATATGGGCTACGATTATGGATATCCTGGTGGATATGGATACCCGGGGCAAGCTTCAACGGGATTTGTGCAACAGCCGGCGAAACACCACAAAAAGAAAGGGAGTAAATTTGGTTTAGGGACGGCAGCTGGGCTCGGAGCTGGCCTATTGGGAGGATTATTAGTAGGTGAAATGGTGGAAGATGTAGCCGATGCAGCTATTTATGACGATGTATATGATTTTTAGTTAGAAATTATTCTATGAGAGTATGTAAAATGCAACAATTTAGCCATGAGAATAAATTACGTTTAATTAAttgcttaaaatattttcatTTTATAATTGGAGATATTATTCAAGTTCATTTTTGGAAATATGTACATAGTAAATTTGCAATGTAAGGTGCTAATGTTGTATACTTGTACAATTGTAT from Silene latifolia isolate original U9 population chromosome 3, ASM4854445v1, whole genome shotgun sequence harbors:
- the LOC141646210 gene encoding protein SRC2-like; the protein is MIIMEYRPIEVKLISGKDLKDVNVFSTMDVYVVGSVSGDPRSMQQTAVDKDGGINPTWNHVMRFNVDESAARLNRLGLVFQIMSNRTLGDKEVGRVYVPLKELFDDVGVIEEHPNEEKVVVYQVQTSTGRFKGQLEFSYKFGEKFTYTFDQKLEASVLAIDQHGANNDMAFQTNEPYSMSSADSKLDDEPVMAYPPVPRSGSTGTDPRLVVEGNAPYSSYGAPPQNYPHPGTSTMDRSAPYGYGAPPQNYPYEGYGHGHGYGYGYNAYGYGGYPGHQPPPPPPPPNAHMGYDYGYPGGYGYPGQASTGFVQQPAKHHKKKGSKFGLGTAAGLGAGLLGGLLVGEMVEDVADAAIYDDVYDF